A genomic segment from Puniceicoccaceae bacterium encodes:
- a CDS encoding S8 family serine peptidase: protein MPVTITRNPLTLALLASSTLCLSMLTGNPDEPTLLQQLQQSQIPKTETGVMDFLQQYPTYDGRDVVIAIFDTGVDPEAPGMQVTSTGERKLLNLYDASGAGDVDTRTQVQANDQGQLTGLTGRTLTLPEQLHQSEQTFHIGVKYGKELFRSAVWQRLMAYRVEHMHQRAQQQRASFLRNQPATPEVGTGPDALESQALASEFDHYVDSLAKLDKGPFYDCVLWQDGEQWQVIVDTDEDGDLRDEMVLRPFGIAGEWAQFPDPVAVNFAVQVFESGNRLSIVTTSGSHGTHVASIAAAHHPDNPAFDGIAPGAKILSIRMGDVRIGGSSTYMGESLAVAIAAQYQVDIMNASWGGQSFHQDGSSWGVKLYDLLARKYGVTAFVSAGNDGPALSTLGSPGGEAQQVIGVGAHVSPEMGKLLYGVIGETRSTPFMFSSRGPARNGDMGVDILAPGAAIAALGRDSLESHSLYNGTSMAAPSAAGVGALLISAAKQEGLRTSPARLRYALMNSAQMLDSEPPFAQGAGLIHATGAWQHLRSHQAIDALDLNYQIEVSGNAYADGPGVYLRSDASRFSGRRSVRMNLQPAFPDSLDTSSQYALNLFLKARTAPSWLNFPEGMQLTNGGKVIRPQIDFDLLNQQVGPSGAVHHHTLELELADAPDAGPLIRIPFTVVQSAPVAAQRIFPEQSFSLESSRSHTRFLTPPDGVRQLSLTVTRTSEPGVEKLFVMHALSLVAHEDIEHFENREYFTLKPGDTQTFEIPVRPGLPLELTLHQVWSYDESTSLQWSGQWRSAITEPQSLVLLDNGSPSRVMLESRFDSRFDLEASIDRAAFSLVPESTRISPFDRRGTRPGGERDADEQPSFQLEQVAFLSLDAPLEVEFQVVQFATEFEAGGGIITVYDEEGFPVGTDLAPSDPEEKLKLPKGKNRLVRQFISPDIEVLERLKPLPFVFTAPIEKQSVALSVGLSGYSGGRTHNSVSLKPDRSEWLVMRLPDPLKSDKLPAALNHYLGTLTIKEGDVSVNSIELVALRADSATPSKSESTSSTPSTAETLKQAVYDQQLAFLKESRKDFSAAIQSERNSLLKELSRNSTDPRIWLEEVYSLAIDAELIDPWFAGADSHEFTHTPVSPPANKLRTFQRRIEQLIQDCEPAKVAEYLGAKPVIDDPDSVLGKAEAERLKQFQNLSHYLREAQLIATQASLKLGDPSQARSAWNESRRWNHGESKTLDNLASRLEILLLWKEGYPARAHERLRPLLEQSASDALLESWQHAIQEKLGWTLASDLESLYDQISTEHLDPA from the coding sequence TCGACACCGGAGTCGACCCGGAAGCACCGGGCATGCAGGTCACGAGCACGGGGGAGCGCAAGTTGCTCAATCTCTATGATGCATCCGGCGCTGGCGATGTGGACACCCGCACCCAGGTGCAGGCAAACGACCAGGGTCAGCTGACGGGCTTGACCGGACGCACACTCACCCTTCCTGAACAGCTCCATCAATCGGAGCAAACCTTCCACATCGGCGTCAAATACGGAAAGGAGCTGTTTCGTTCTGCGGTTTGGCAACGCTTGATGGCCTATCGGGTCGAACACATGCACCAGCGGGCACAGCAGCAGCGCGCAAGCTTTCTGCGAAACCAGCCCGCAACTCCAGAGGTAGGGACGGGGCCGGATGCCCTCGAATCTCAGGCTCTCGCCAGTGAGTTCGACCACTACGTGGATTCCCTCGCCAAGCTCGACAAGGGGCCATTCTACGATTGCGTCCTGTGGCAGGATGGCGAGCAATGGCAGGTCATCGTGGACACCGATGAAGACGGAGATTTGCGCGACGAGATGGTTCTGCGTCCGTTCGGAATTGCCGGAGAGTGGGCACAGTTTCCCGATCCCGTTGCCGTGAATTTTGCAGTGCAGGTGTTCGAGTCGGGCAATCGCCTTTCCATCGTCACGACTTCAGGTTCGCACGGCACCCACGTGGCATCAATTGCCGCCGCTCATCACCCTGACAATCCCGCGTTCGATGGCATTGCACCTGGTGCCAAAATCCTCTCGATCCGCATGGGGGATGTTCGCATCGGAGGTTCATCGACCTACATGGGAGAAAGCCTCGCGGTTGCAATCGCAGCGCAGTATCAGGTCGACATCATGAACGCCAGCTGGGGTGGACAGAGTTTTCACCAGGATGGAAGCTCATGGGGAGTCAAACTCTACGATCTTCTGGCCCGCAAATACGGTGTTACCGCCTTCGTATCGGCAGGCAACGATGGCCCCGCACTGTCGACGCTCGGATCACCCGGAGGGGAAGCTCAGCAAGTCATTGGAGTGGGTGCCCATGTCTCCCCCGAAATGGGAAAACTGCTCTATGGCGTGATCGGAGAAACTCGCTCGACCCCGTTCATGTTCAGCTCGCGGGGTCCTGCACGCAACGGAGACATGGGAGTCGACATTCTGGCCCCTGGTGCCGCCATCGCTGCACTGGGACGGGACAGTCTGGAAAGTCATTCCCTCTACAACGGCACATCCATGGCCGCCCCGTCAGCTGCAGGTGTCGGAGCGCTGCTCATCAGTGCCGCGAAGCAGGAGGGCTTGCGCACCAGTCCTGCCCGCCTGAGATACGCCCTGATGAACTCGGCGCAAATGCTCGACTCCGAACCCCCGTTTGCCCAGGGCGCGGGTTTGATCCATGCCACTGGCGCATGGCAGCACCTGCGTTCCCATCAGGCAATCGATGCACTCGATCTCAATTATCAGATCGAGGTCAGTGGAAACGCCTATGCCGATGGCCCCGGTGTCTACCTGCGCTCAGATGCATCCCGCTTTTCAGGCAGGCGCAGTGTGCGCATGAACCTGCAACCTGCGTTCCCGGATTCCCTCGATACTTCCAGCCAATACGCACTGAACCTTTTTCTGAAAGCCCGCACGGCTCCTTCCTGGCTGAACTTTCCCGAGGGCATGCAGCTCACCAATGGAGGCAAGGTCATCCGGCCTCAGATCGATTTTGATCTGCTCAATCAGCAGGTCGGACCCTCCGGTGCAGTTCACCATCACACCCTCGAACTGGAACTCGCTGACGCACCCGATGCCGGTCCGCTCATCCGCATCCCTTTTACGGTGGTGCAAAGCGCTCCAGTTGCCGCCCAGCGCATTTTTCCTGAGCAAAGCTTTTCGCTCGAAAGCTCCAGATCCCATACACGCTTCCTCACTCCACCCGACGGAGTCCGTCAACTCTCGTTGACCGTCACTCGCACTTCCGAACCCGGTGTCGAAAAACTGTTTGTCATGCACGCGTTGAGTCTGGTCGCCCATGAGGATATCGAGCACTTCGAAAATCGCGAATATTTCACGCTCAAACCCGGTGACACCCAAACCTTTGAGATACCGGTGCGCCCAGGTCTCCCACTCGAACTGACACTGCATCAAGTCTGGTCCTATGACGAATCCACCTCGCTGCAGTGGAGCGGGCAATGGCGATCTGCAATCACCGAACCGCAGTCGCTGGTCCTGCTCGACAATGGCAGCCCCAGCCGCGTCATGCTCGAATCACGCTTTGACAGCCGTTTTGATCTGGAGGCGTCCATCGACCGCGCTGCCTTCAGCCTGGTGCCGGAAAGCACGCGCATTTCCCCCTTTGACCGCCGGGGCACTCGTCCGGGTGGCGAACGGGATGCGGACGAACAACCCAGCTTTCAACTGGAACAGGTCGCCTTCCTGTCGCTCGATGCACCCCTCGAAGTCGAATTCCAAGTGGTTCAGTTCGCCACCGAGTTTGAGGCCGGAGGAGGAATCATTACAGTCTATGATGAAGAGGGCTTTCCAGTCGGCACCGATTTGGCTCCCAGTGATCCCGAGGAAAAACTCAAACTTCCCAAGGGCAAAAACCGTCTGGTCCGTCAATTCATTTCACCGGACATCGAGGTCTTGGAACGGCTCAAACCCCTGCCTTTTGTCTTCACAGCTCCCATCGAGAAGCAGAGCGTTGCGCTGTCCGTAGGACTTTCAGGCTACAGTGGCGGTCGAACTCACAATTCCGTTTCCCTGAAACCGGATCGCAGCGAGTGGCTTGTGATGCGCTTGCCCGACCCCCTCAAATCCGACAAACTTCCCGCAGCATTGAATCACTATCTGGGAACCCTGACGATCAAGGAGGGGGACGTCTCCGTGAATTCCATCGAACTGGTCGCACTGCGCGCTGACTCAGCAACACCCTCGAAGTCTGAGTCCACATCATCGACCCCCTCCACAGCCGAAACCCTCAAACAGGCAGTTTACGACCAACAACTTGCGTTCCTGAAGGAAAGCCGAAAGGATTTCTCAGCCGCCATTCAGTCTGAGCGCAATTCCCTGCTCAAAGAACTTTCACGGAACTCCACTGATCCGCGCATTTGGTTGGAGGAGGTTTACAGTTTGGCAATCGACGCAGAACTCATCGATCCCTGGTTTGCCGGTGCAGATTCCCACGAGTTCACCCATACTCCGGTATCCCCTCCGGCAAACAAGCTGCGCACCTTTCAACGTCGCATCGAACAGCTGATCCAAGACTGTGAACCCGCGAAAGTTGCGGAATACCTTGGTGCCAAACCCGTGATTGATGACCCTGACTCTGTGCTTGGCAAAGCAGAAGCCGAACGCCTAAAACAATTTCAGAACCTGAGCCATTATCTCAGGGAAGCTCAGCTGATTGCCACACAGGCTTCGCTCAAACTGGGGGATCCTTCACAGGCTCGCAGTGCCTGGAATGAAAGCAGGCGCTGGAATCATGGTGAGTCCAAAACACTCGACAATCTGGCATCCAGACTGGAAATCCTGCTGCTCTGGAAAGAGGGATACCCAGCACGGGCACACGAGCGCTTGCGTCCCCTTCTCGAACAAAGCGCAAGCGATGCATTGCTGGAAAGCTGGCAGCATGCAATCCAGGAGAAACTCGGATGGACGCTCGCCAGTGATCTCGAATCCCTCTACGATCAAATCTCCACTGAGCACCTTGATCCTGCCTGA
- a CDS encoding oligopeptide transporter, OPT family: MSHPRAPLQPLIPGHVSMPSFTLKALILGMLLSMILAAANAYIGLLVGMTVSASIPAAAAAMGVFRLFRKSNILEANLVQTSASAGESLVAGVIFTIPALVMMGAWQGYEYLPIVAISLIGGLLGVAFTIPLRRALIVESDLIFPEGVATAEVLKTGGISRGGDEDEPRDTGFKWLVQSCSIGAIFKVLESGFRVIAADVGAVQAVAGGKLLLMGGITMSPALIAIGYIVGSNIASMIFIGGAIGTLIGVPLNWMWNADRLLLENGFSAGVAWSSLDADAWMLLAEASWQDCRRIGVGAMLVGGLWSLLILIKPVWLGIAGSFRAHREERSGGARMERTERDTPMPVVLWFSLLSMVPTYFIFLWALQDYDGKLWVAGLMTALMAFFGFVFSAVAGYIAGLVGSSNSPISGVTIATVVVASVILFKVMGNEGPLAIVGPMAVMYLAGFICSAASIAGDNMQDLKCGQILGATPWVQQVFQVVGVVASALVIPLTLEILDKGHGIGRAVREGAPFLAAPQASLMKDISTGIFGAGINWNYIALGCLLAVGLILLDQWQRIRGRSFRFPVLAVAVGIYLPLNLSVPIFIGGWLMHWVKSRVAYTQEGEAQQVENRGLLLASGLITGEALTGVVIAIVAVLVPSIFPGVWSHASSLAIIAMAAIMVYLVRTTLKARS, from the coding sequence ATGAGTCATCCGCGCGCGCCCCTTCAACCCCTGATTCCGGGTCATGTTTCGATGCCCTCGTTCACGCTCAAGGCACTCATCCTTGGCATGCTGCTTTCGATGATTCTGGCGGCGGCGAATGCATACATCGGGCTATTGGTTGGCATGACCGTGTCGGCTTCGATTCCGGCTGCAGCAGCGGCGATGGGAGTTTTTCGCCTGTTCCGGAAATCCAACATCCTGGAGGCGAATCTGGTGCAGACTTCGGCCTCTGCGGGAGAATCCCTGGTGGCGGGTGTGATCTTCACCATTCCGGCGCTCGTCATGATGGGAGCCTGGCAGGGCTATGAATACCTGCCGATTGTCGCCATATCGCTCATTGGTGGATTGCTGGGAGTGGCATTTACGATTCCACTGCGACGCGCACTGATCGTGGAGTCCGATCTGATTTTTCCAGAGGGTGTAGCGACGGCGGAGGTCTTGAAGACCGGAGGCATCTCACGGGGAGGGGACGAGGATGAACCCCGTGATACCGGTTTCAAATGGCTGGTGCAGAGCTGTTCCATCGGTGCGATATTCAAGGTGCTGGAGTCGGGCTTTCGTGTGATTGCAGCAGACGTGGGGGCTGTTCAGGCCGTTGCCGGTGGAAAGCTGTTATTGATGGGAGGCATCACCATGAGTCCGGCACTGATCGCGATTGGATACATCGTGGGATCGAACATCGCCTCAATGATCTTCATAGGGGGTGCCATTGGCACATTGATTGGCGTACCGCTCAACTGGATGTGGAACGCGGACCGACTGTTGCTGGAGAATGGATTTTCGGCGGGTGTTGCCTGGAGCAGCCTAGACGCCGATGCCTGGATGCTGCTTGCCGAAGCCTCCTGGCAGGACTGCCGCCGCATCGGAGTGGGTGCGATGCTTGTGGGAGGACTTTGGTCGCTGTTGATCCTGATCAAACCCGTCTGGCTGGGCATTGCAGGCAGCTTTCGTGCCCATCGCGAGGAACGCAGTGGGGGTGCACGCATGGAGCGAACCGAGCGCGACACACCCATGCCTGTGGTTCTGTGGTTCAGCCTGTTGTCGATGGTTCCGACTTATTTCATCTTTCTCTGGGCATTACAGGACTACGATGGAAAACTCTGGGTAGCGGGGTTGATGACGGCGCTCATGGCATTTTTCGGATTTGTTTTCAGCGCGGTTGCGGGCTACATCGCGGGATTGGTGGGTAGTTCGAACAGCCCGATTTCGGGAGTGACCATTGCCACAGTGGTGGTGGCGTCGGTCATTCTGTTCAAAGTCATGGGCAATGAAGGCCCCTTGGCCATCGTGGGACCCATGGCGGTGATGTACCTCGCCGGATTCATATGTTCGGCTGCATCGATTGCCGGTGACAACATGCAGGACCTCAAATGCGGGCAAATCCTGGGGGCAACCCCGTGGGTGCAGCAGGTGTTTCAGGTGGTGGGAGTGGTGGCGTCCGCACTGGTGATTCCGCTTACACTCGAAATTCTGGACAAGGGTCATGGCATTGGCCGTGCGGTTCGGGAAGGTGCGCCATTTCTGGCCGCCCCTCAGGCCAGCTTGATGAAGGACATTTCCACTGGCATTTTTGGTGCTGGCATTAACTGGAATTACATTGCACTGGGGTGTTTGCTGGCAGTGGGACTGATCCTGCTCGATCAGTGGCAGCGCATTCGGGGTCGCAGTTTCCGCTTTCCGGTGCTTGCGGTCGCCGTAGGCATCTATCTGCCACTCAATCTCAGTGTGCCTATTTTTATCGGAGGCTGGCTGATGCACTGGGTCAAGTCCCGTGTTGCCTACACCCAGGAAGGCGAAGCCCAGCAGGTTGAAAACCGGGGATTATTGCTGGCTTCGGGACTCATCACAGGTGAAGCACTGACAGGTGTGGTGATCGCGATTGTGGCAGTGCTTGTTCCCTCCATCTTCCCTGGGGTGTGGTCCCACGCCTCGAGCCTGGCCATCATCGCGATGGCGGCGATCATGGTTTACCTGGTTCGCACGACGCTGAAGGCGCGTTCGTGA
- the hemC gene encoding hydroxymethylbilane synthase, with product MKSLIRIATRKSPLAQRQADLVMQAITSLRPDVRCEKVLITTSGDKRQSWSLSEKGGKGLFTKEIEDALLEGDSDLAVHSSKDLPTDMPEGLEIRGFLPREDARDVWVLRKGLTDGYPREIATSSPRRRAQAKSFCPNAVWSEIRGNVDTRLNKVANGTTEATFLAAAGLNRLGIHEWEGVEFRPLPFKVMVPAVGQGAIALQTRVGDLAWLESLCCEATRLAVTLERSLLFEMEGGCQTAMGAHFDGNAFHLFHEDWGHHTLEPTAENLREPAPYVRSILERFRETSA from the coding sequence ATGAAATCTTTGATTCGCATTGCGACTCGCAAGAGTCCACTCGCTCAACGCCAGGCCGATCTGGTGATGCAGGCAATCACCTCACTTCGTCCGGATGTTCGCTGCGAGAAGGTGCTCATCACCACATCGGGGGACAAGCGGCAGAGTTGGTCGCTGTCGGAAAAAGGAGGCAAGGGCCTTTTCACCAAGGAAATTGAAGATGCCCTGCTGGAGGGGGATTCGGATCTCGCCGTTCACAGCTCGAAGGACTTGCCCACGGACATGCCGGAGGGGCTGGAAATTCGGGGATTTCTCCCGCGTGAGGATGCTCGTGATGTGTGGGTGCTGCGCAAGGGACTGACGGATGGATATCCGCGGGAGATTGCAACGAGTTCACCGCGTCGGCGTGCGCAGGCCAAATCCTTTTGTCCCAATGCGGTGTGGAGTGAGATTCGGGGCAACGTCGACACACGCCTGAACAAAGTGGCAAATGGCACGACTGAGGCTACCTTCCTGGCGGCAGCCGGATTGAATCGCCTGGGGATTCACGAATGGGAGGGGGTGGAGTTTCGACCCTTGCCATTCAAAGTCATGGTTCCGGCAGTGGGGCAGGGCGCGATCGCCCTGCAGACGCGCGTGGGGGATCTTGCCTGGCTGGAATCCCTGTGCTGTGAAGCAACCCGCCTTGCCGTTACGCTGGAGCGAAGCCTGCTCTTTGAAATGGAGGGCGGCTGTCAGACCGCGATGGGCGCGCATTTTGATGGCAACGCATTCCACCTCTTTCATGAGGACTGGGGACACCACACACTCGAACCGACTGCGGAAAACCTTCGGGAACCCGCACCGTATGTGCGCTCGATTCTTGAGCGTTTTCGCGAAACATCCGCCTGA
- the ilvC gene encoding ketol-acid reductoisomerase, whose translation MPAKIYTEKEADLKFLEGKTLAVIGYGSQGHAHALNLKDSGCNVIIGLYEGSKSKPVAEQHGFKVLATADAVKAADVIMIAVPDMKQAEIYERDVAPHLTAGKTLMFTHGLAIHYGLIKPSADINVIMTAPKGPGHTVRSQYLEGKGVPSLIAVYQDATGDAKNIALGWAKGIGGARAGVIETTFKEETETDLFGEQAVLCGGASALVTAGFETLVEAGYQPEMAYFECLHELKLIVDLMVESGISGMRFSISETAKFGDITRGDRVINKHSKKAMKEILKEIQDGTFTKEWVKEYKGGLKNYNKMLEDGENHLIEETGQRLRALMPWVPKKDIKGAQASYS comes from the coding sequence ATGCCCGCAAAAATATATACTGAGAAAGAAGCTGACTTGAAGTTTCTTGAAGGAAAAACGCTTGCAGTCATTGGCTACGGCTCACAGGGCCATGCCCATGCGCTGAACCTGAAGGACAGCGGCTGCAATGTGATCATCGGCCTTTACGAAGGCAGCAAGTCCAAACCCGTTGCTGAACAGCATGGGTTCAAGGTGCTGGCAACTGCAGATGCGGTGAAAGCAGCTGATGTGATCATGATTGCGGTTCCCGACATGAAGCAGGCTGAGATTTACGAGCGTGATGTGGCTCCCCATCTGACTGCGGGCAAGACGCTCATGTTTACCCATGGTCTTGCAATCCACTACGGTCTGATCAAGCCATCCGCTGATATCAACGTCATCATGACCGCGCCCAAGGGTCCCGGCCACACGGTGCGTTCGCAGTATCTGGAAGGCAAGGGCGTTCCGTCGCTCATTGCAGTCTATCAGGATGCCACCGGTGATGCCAAGAATATCGCACTGGGCTGGGCAAAGGGCATTGGTGGCGCGCGTGCAGGCGTTATCGAAACCACTTTCAAGGAAGAAACCGAAACCGACCTTTTTGGGGAACAGGCTGTACTTTGCGGCGGTGCTTCCGCGCTGGTCACGGCTGGATTTGAAACCCTCGTGGAGGCGGGATATCAGCCCGAGATGGCTTATTTTGAGTGCTTGCACGAACTCAAGCTCATCGTCGACCTCATGGTCGAATCGGGTATCTCCGGTATGCGCTTCTCCATCTCGGAAACAGCGAAGTTTGGAGATATCACCCGCGGTGACCGCGTGATCAACAAACACTCCAAGAAGGCCATGAAGGAGATTCTCAAGGAAATCCAGGACGGCACCTTCACCAAGGAGTGGGTCAAGGAATACAAGGGTGGGCTGAAGAACTACAACAAGATGCTCGAAGACGGGGAAAATCACCTGATCGAAGAGACCGGCCAGCGTCTGCGTGCGCTCATGCCCTGGGTTCCGAAAAAGGACATCAAGGGAGCACAAGCTTCCTACAGTTGA
- the ilvN gene encoding acetolactate synthase small subunit, translated as MTAKHTISILVENKFGVLARISSLFSGRGFNIDTLNVGPVHRDGYSRITATIIGDDAALDQALKQLNKLINVIEVEDFKGAEAVSRELILMRVQAPSEARSEVIQICDIFRAKIIDVATDTAIIEVTGNAAKITAFLNLIKPFGILEMARTGRVALRRGVVPDA; from the coding sequence ATGACCGCGAAACATACCATCTCCATTTTGGTCGAGAACAAGTTCGGCGTTTTGGCCCGGATTTCCAGCCTCTTCAGCGGACGTGGCTTCAACATTGACACCCTGAATGTAGGACCCGTGCACCGCGACGGATATTCCCGGATCACTGCAACGATCATTGGTGACGATGCCGCACTCGATCAGGCGCTGAAACAGCTCAACAAGCTGATCAATGTGATTGAAGTGGAGGATTTCAAGGGAGCGGAGGCAGTTTCCCGCGAGCTGATTCTCATGCGGGTACAGGCACCCTCTGAAGCCCGTTCCGAGGTCATCCAGATCTGCGACATCTTCCGCGCAAAGATCATTGATGTGGCGACAGATACTGCCATCATCGAAGTGACTGGAAATGCAGCCAAAATCACGGCTTTTCTGAATTTGATCAAACCCTTCGGTATTCTCGAAATGGCTCGCACCGGTCGGGTGGCTCTGCGTCGCGGAGTCGTTCCCGATGCCTGA
- the rpmB gene encoding 50S ribosomal protein L28, protein MSRICAVTGKRPHTGGKIIHKGQSKKSGGIGLQLVKTNKRVFRPNLQRIRVRLPNGSVKRMWVSVKAIKAGLVQKA, encoded by the coding sequence ATGTCAAGAATCTGCGCAGTTACAGGAAAACGACCCCACACCGGTGGTAAAATCATCCACAAGGGTCAAAGCAAAAAGAGCGGCGGTATTGGACTTCAGCTTGTGAAGACCAACAAACGCGTGTTCCGCCCCAATCTTCAGCGGATCCGGGTGCGCCTGCCCAATGGCAGCGTCAAGCGCATGTGGGTATCGGTAAAGGCCATCAAGGCAGGTCTGGTTCAAAAGGCCTGA
- a CDS encoding glycoside hydrolase family 71/99-like protein yields MSKVARWKVAGAALLLLSGVLQAQLRHSEGSAFPSYEGRVMAGYQAWFRAPGDGSGRGWVHWGAHGQFSEASACTVDFWPDVSEYSQTYETDFRLVDGSAARVFSSYDFSTVDTHFRWMREYAIDGVFLQRFFPTAAGRAVDADPDKVVRNVVQAAEKHGRAFAIMYDLSGLRPGQDDCDTLIEDWKRLVDELRLTSRGEDQTYLYHRGGPLVAIWGVGFPDRSYDIREIRLEAFIDFLKNDPEYGGCSVMLGVPTYFRELHTDSVADPYLHRLIESADIVMPWMVLRFSSVLHAEVQRYHTHILQDRAWCEQRGLDYVPVVYPGMSWYNLSIFENRPHQQLNAIPRVQGHHYWMLIDTAINSGARMLYAAMFDEVDEGTAIFKCTDDVPVSNRWKFATFEGTGSDYYLRLTGLAAESLRQRLQSVPAP; encoded by the coding sequence ATGAGTAAGGTTGCCAGGTGGAAGGTTGCAGGTGCTGCATTGCTCCTGCTATCGGGAGTGCTCCAGGCACAGCTCCGGCACAGTGAGGGTTCTGCCTTTCCCAGTTATGAGGGCAGGGTGATGGCCGGATATCAGGCATGGTTTCGTGCTCCGGGAGATGGTTCGGGACGCGGATGGGTGCATTGGGGGGCGCACGGACAGTTTTCTGAGGCAAGTGCCTGCACGGTGGATTTTTGGCCGGATGTGTCGGAGTACAGTCAAACCTATGAAACCGATTTTCGCCTTGTCGACGGCAGTGCTGCTCGGGTTTTCAGTTCTTACGATTTCTCCACGGTCGACACCCATTTTCGATGGATGAGGGAATACGCTATTGATGGCGTTTTTCTGCAGCGATTTTTTCCCACGGCAGCTGGCCGCGCGGTTGATGCGGATCCCGACAAAGTGGTGCGCAATGTGGTGCAGGCAGCGGAGAAGCACGGACGCGCATTTGCGATCATGTATGACTTATCCGGCCTGCGACCGGGGCAGGATGACTGTGATACCCTGATAGAGGATTGGAAGCGCCTCGTGGATGAACTGCGCCTGACAAGCCGCGGAGAGGATCAGACCTATCTCTATCACCGGGGAGGACCCCTTGTCGCAATTTGGGGAGTGGGGTTTCCGGACCGTTCGTATGACATCCGGGAGATTCGACTCGAAGCGTTCATCGATTTTTTGAAAAACGATCCGGAATACGGGGGCTGCAGTGTCATGCTGGGGGTGCCCACCTATTTTCGCGAATTGCACACCGACAGTGTCGCCGATCCCTATCTGCACCGCCTGATCGAATCTGCAGACATTGTCATGCCCTGGATGGTGCTGCGCTTTTCCTCGGTTCTGCACGCTGAAGTGCAACGCTATCACACGCACATTCTCCAGGATCGTGCCTGGTGTGAACAGCGCGGACTTGACTATGTGCCCGTCGTGTATCCCGGCATGAGCTGGTACAATCTTTCCATTTTTGAAAATCGTCCCCATCAGCAACTCAATGCGATTCCGCGTGTGCAGGGACACCACTATTGGATGTTGATTGACACTGCCATCAACTCAGGTGCTCGCATGCTCTATGCGGCTATGTTTGACGAGGTGGACGAAGGAACTGCCATCTTCAAATGCACCGACGATGTGCCTGTGAGCAACCGCTGGAAATTTGCCACTTTTGAAGGTACTGGCAGCGACTACTACCTGCGCCTTACCGGGCTTGCTGCGGAATCGCTTCGGCAGCGCCTGCAGAGCGTTCCAGCCCCGTAG